In Streptacidiphilus sp. P02-A3a, the DNA window CACTGGGTGGATCACCCATCCCGCGAAGTCGTGATGTTCATCCTGCTGCGGCTCCAGGCGAACCAGCACATCCGCGCGGTCTTCGCCCGCCGCGCGCTGCTGGCCAGCGAGCGGGTCACCCCCGGACTGTCCATGCTGGAGGTACTGCCGCTGAGCGACGAGGCAGCCGACCGGCTGGTCCGGCGCCTGCACCCGCGGCTCCCCGAAACCGTGCGCCACCGCGTGCTCCAGGACGCGGCGGGCAACCCCCTCGCCCTGGCCGAGCTCCCCGGGGCGTTCGGCACCGAAGCGGCCGTCGGGCTGGAGATGCTGCCCGCCACCGCACCCCTGCGCACTCGCCTGGAAACCGGCTACGCCAGCCGGGTCCGCACGCTGCCCGCCGAGCTGCGCCGCGCGCTGCTGCTCACCGCGCTGGACGGCGACCGGATCGAGCAGCGGGCCAACCCCTCCCACGCGACGGCCCTGGACCCGGCAGACGTTCTCATGCTGGAGGCCCTGGGGCTGGTCACCCGCGACTCCACACCCAGCGGACTGCGGTTCCGTCACCCCCTGGTGCGCTCCGCGATCGTCCACACCGCCGCACCCGACGAGATACGCGCCGCCCACGCCGCCCTCGCGGACTCCTACCGGGGCCGCAGCGAACGCCGCCTGTGGCACCTCGCCGCCGCCACCGTCGAACCCGATGAAGCAGTCGCCGACGAGATCGAACAAGCCGCCAGGGCCATCAGCCTGCGCGGCGGAGCAGGGCTTGCCGTCTCGGCCCTGCAACGCGCCGCCGACCTCAGCCCCAGCCCCCTCGGCGCCGCCCGCCGCCTCCAGCACGCTGCCGAACTCGCCAGCGAGTCAGGCCAGTTGAACCTGGCCCAGCAACTGACCGACGACGCCCGCCGCCGACTCGACGACCCCACCCAGGTCGCAAGCAACCTCACCACCAAGGCCCAGGTCCTGCTGCGCCGCGACGGCGACCTCAATGCCGCGCGCAAACTACTCCTGCGGGTCCTCACCAAGGACCTCGCCGTGCAGGAGCCGCGCACCCTCGCCACCGCCCTGCACCAGCTCCTCCTCGCCACCCACGCCGCAGGAGACCCCGACGCCTGGCAGGAGACCCGGGAACGGCTGAGGGCGGTCCACGGCACGGGACCGTTGGAGGAGACCGCACAGCTCCTCCACGACGTTCTCGGCGACACCGCCCGCGCCGGGGCGGACGCCCGTGGCCGCCTCCAGACCCTGTTCGAAGCACTGGACGCGGATGCGCCGCCCGGCCGACTCGCCGAGCTGTGCCGGGTGGCGCGCTGGCTGGACGCCCTGGGCGACTACCGGCCCGAAGTCCGCACCCTACGCGAACGCGAGGTCGGTACCGGCGCGCTGACCCACGCCGCCGAGGGCTACCTGTGCGAGGCCCAGTACCTGTACCTCTCCGGTGACTGGGAGGGCAGCGAGCAGCAGGCCACCGCCGGGCTGGAGCTGAGCGTCCGGCACGGGATGGAACCGAGCGTCAACGACTTCCGCTGCGTCCTCGGCCTACTCGCCGCGAGTCGCGGGGACACCGAATCGGCCGTCGAGTTCAGCCGGAGCATCGAGCAGTGGGCCGCCCCGCGCGGCAGCGGCCTGCACCTGGCCCAGTCGGCCCGCAACCTGGCCCTGGCTGCCCTGGCCCAGGGGGACTACGAGACCGCGTACGCGCACCTGCTCCGCATCAGCCCGGCGGGCAGCCTACGGCCGTATGCCAGCTGCGCGCCGTGGGCGGTGTACGACCTGGTCGAGGCGGCGGTTCGCAGCGGACGCCACGACCAGGCCGGAACCCACGTCGCAGCCGTCGACCGGGCCGGGCTCGCGGACCTCACGCCGCGCCTGCGCCTGCTGACCTTCGCCGCCCGCGCCCTGGCCGCCCCCGACGAACAGGCTGCCCCGCTCTACCAGCAGGCCCTTTCCCTGCCCGGCATCGAACGGTGGCCCTTCGACCACGCCCGCGTCCGCCTCACGCTGGGCGAACTGCACCGCCGCAACCTTCGCCCCGGCGACGCGCGGCCCGAACTGCGACGCGCCGCGGACATCTTCCGCCGCGTCGGAGCCACCGCCTGGCAGCAGCGTGCCGAACAAGAACTCCGCGCCACCGGAGTGGCCCTGGAATCCCCGGCCGGCGCAGTGGGCCACACCGCCACGTCCCCCCTCGTCCACCTCACCGCACAGCAACTTGAGGTTGCGGAGCTTGCCGCGGCCGGGCTCAGCAACAAGCAGATCGCCGAACGCCTCTACCTCTCCCCACGCACCGTCAGCGCCCA includes these proteins:
- a CDS encoding AAA family ATPase produces the protein MVDAVDILGRERELAALAAVVERSPTAPTSLVLHGDPGVGKTVLLQAASGHARALGIRVIGGTGYESEAHVAFAGLHQLLAPVTEYVERLAPFHRTVLRRILGVEDGPVPDRLAVSAASLAAVTAVAEDGPLLIAVEDAHWVDHPSREVVMFILLRLQANQHIRAVFARRALLASERVTPGLSMLEVLPLSDEAADRLVRRLHPRLPETVRHRVLQDAAGNPLALAELPGAFGTEAAVGLEMLPATAPLRTRLETGYASRVRTLPAELRRALLLTALDGDRIEQRANPSHATALDPADVLMLEALGLVTRDSTPSGLRFRHPLVRSAIVHTAAPDEIRAAHAALADSYRGRSERRLWHLAAATVEPDEAVADEIEQAARAISLRGGAGLAVSALQRAADLSPSPLGAARRLQHAAELASESGQLNLAQQLTDDARRRLDDPTQVASNLTTKAQVLLRRDGDLNAARKLLLRVLTKDLAVQEPRTLATALHQLLLATHAAGDPDAWQETRERLRAVHGTGPLEETAQLLHDVLGDTARAGADARGRLQTLFEALDADAPPGRLAELCRVARWLDALGDYRPEVRTLREREVGTGALTHAAEGYLCEAQYLYLSGDWEGSEQQATAGLELSVRHGMEPSVNDFRCVLGLLAASRGDTESAVEFSRSIEQWAAPRGSGLHLAQSARNLALAALAQGDYETAYAHLLRISPAGSLRPYASCAPWAVYDLVEAAVRSGRHDQAGTHVAAVDRAGLADLTPRLRLLTFAARALAAPDEQAAPLYQQALSLPGIERWPFDHARVRLTLGELHRRNLRPGDARPELRRAADIFRRVGATAWQQRAEQELRATGVALESPAGAVGHTATSPLVHLTAQQLEVAELAAAGLSNKQIAERLYLSPRTVSAHLYRVFPKLGISSRSALRDALSAPTA